One part of the Armatimonadota bacterium genome encodes these proteins:
- a CDS encoding SWIM zinc finger family protein yields the protein MSVKSIVSDEARQKAIEERRKRAEEALRSGQYRVERVEKGRWQVINGDGATYTVAVEATEDGKRKATCTCPDFRQRGLGTCKHVEMVRLFVKNGQPATAAPTSPRAAPAKPASPAASASAKPTQPASAAQPAKAATEAQAQPNVTQTALDSQVSTQEDPGELLIGWGKYKGMRLREVPRGFVAWAAFKMEVRSEEDRRLQAAARALLDRQKAERPKAAKSKAGSDPVATFIAAAALEIYRELAQAQTKGLSLDDPVARRGIEMRFTAVQFIADKIRELVG from the coding sequence ATGTCTGTCAAGTCCATCGTGTCCGATGAGGCCCGTCAGAAGGCCATCGAGGAACGCCGGAAGCGGGCCGAGGAGGCCCTGCGCTCTGGTCAATACCGTGTGGAGCGTGTCGAGAAGGGGAGGTGGCAAGTGATCAACGGTGACGGTGCGACTTACACCGTCGCCGTTGAGGCCACGGAGGACGGGAAGCGGAAGGCCACTTGCACATGCCCGGATTTCCGCCAGAGGGGTCTGGGCACATGCAAGCATGTGGAGATGGTGAGGCTGTTCGTTAAGAATGGTCAGCCTGCCACCGCGGCCCCTACCTCCCCGCGGGCTGCCCCGGCCAAGCCGGCCAGCCCGGCCGCGAGCGCGTCTGCCAAGCCCACCCAGCCCGCGTCCGCCGCGCAGCCGGCCAAGGCTGCCACGGAGGCCCAGGCCCAACCCAACGTCACCCAGACCGCTCTGGATTCCCAGGTCTCCACTCAGGAGGACCCGGGTGAACTTCTGATCGGATGGGGCAAATATAAGGGAATGCGGTTGCGTGAGGTGCCTCGTGGGTTTGTGGCCTGGGCGGCATTCAAAATGGAGGTGCGGTCCGAAGAGGATCGCCGCCTCCAGGCGGCGGCCCGCGCCTTGCTCGACCGCCAGAAGGCCGAGAGGCCGAAGGCGGCCAAGAGCAAGGCGGGCTCCGATCCCGTCGCCACGTTCATCGCGGCCGCAGCTTTGGAGATCTACCGGGAGCTGGCTCAGGCCCAGACGAAGGGCTTGAGCCTGGATGATCCGGTGGCGCGGCGGGGGATCGAGATGCGGTTTACGGCTGTCCAATTCATCGCTGATAAGATCCGCGAGCTTGTGGGGTAG
- a CDS encoding site-specific integrase, translating to MGPEIHPSITAFLAELERRGRSPRTVKGYREDLQAFARWIQDTFGEPFEPRAVLPADVRDYRAFLLARFRPATVNRRLIALRAFFRWLKARGESPEDPTEGLPLAREVRPAPKALTPQELRRLLRAAHRGGNPLHIAVLTMLAFAGLRVGEVCELRLSDVQLTPRS from the coding sequence ATGGGCCCCGAGATCCACCCGTCCATCACCGCTTTTCTGGCCGAGCTGGAGCGGCGGGGACGCAGCCCCCGCACCGTGAAGGGCTACCGCGAGGACCTGCAGGCCTTCGCCCGGTGGATTCAAGACACCTTTGGCGAGCCCTTCGAGCCCCGCGCCGTGCTCCCCGCCGACGTCCGCGACTACCGGGCCTTCCTGCTGGCCCGCTTCCGCCCCGCCACCGTCAACCGCCGCCTGATCGCCCTGCGGGCCTTCTTCCGCTGGCTGAAGGCTCGGGGGGAGAGCCCGGAGGATCCCACGGAAGGCCTTCCCCTGGCCCGGGAGGTCCGCCCGGCGCCGAAGGCCCTCACGCCCCAGGAGCTGCGGCGGCTGCTGCGGGCCGCGCATCGGGGCGGGAATCCCCTGCACATCGCGGTGCTGACCATGCTGGCCTTCGCCGGCTTGCGCGTGGGGGAGGTGTGCGAGCTGCGCCTTTCGGACGTGCAGCTGACCCCGCGCTCCG